The Candidatus Minimicrobia sp. QA0096 DNA segment CTTCATATCCAACTCCATGCACGTCAATAACCAACGACCCATTAAACTTCTCGGCAACTTTTCCAAAAACATGTGCAATCATATTTCAATTATACCCGATTCATCGCCGCGTGTGTAATTGCTGCAGCCAAAGCATCCGCGCAATCATCCGGCTTCGGAACATCTTTCAAACCCAAATTAAGGCGCACCATTTCCTGAACTTGCTTTTTATCAGCCTTTCCATAGCCGGTCAAAGTTTGCTTTATTTGCAACGGTGTATATTCAGCAATCGGCATTCCGGCTTTTCGCCCAGTCAACATCGCCACACCACGCGCCTCCGCCACAGAAATCGCCGTCGTAACATTGCGCGCAAAAAATAGCTTTTCAATCGACATAACATCAGGATTTGTTTCGGCAATAATCTCTGTCAGGCTATCAAAAATCTCCTCCAGTCGCTCGTCAATTGGCGTATGTGCCGGCGTCGTCACAACTCCCGCCGTGACCATCTTAAACTTGCCACGAGAAAAATCAATCACACCAAACCCTAAAATCCCCGTTCCCGGGTCAATCCCGATAATTCTCATATCTTTATTATAGCAATTATTTGCCGTTAGCGGATTTAATACTTTCGCAGATTTTTCGTACAAATTGCGAAATTTCCCATCGCCATTGCCATACGCCATAACCGACGGCCAGTAAGCTCACGCCACCAAATACCCACCAACCCCAAGTAGCACCAGCGACTTGCTTAACTTCAGCGGCCGCCGAACCAACAGTTGGCATATTCGCAGATTTTATCTTTCGGCATCGCTTAGTTTGTGGGTTGCGCTCAAATCCTTCTGGACATTCTTTTGCTATACCGTCAGTGGAGGCAATTTTCTTACATCGACCCGTAGATGAATTGCGGAATTGACCTTCTGGGCAAGGCTTCAAAGTTTTTGCCGCAGCCGATGCGATAGATCGGCATCTGCCAGTTTCTTCACTACGATAATAGCCATCTTTACAGGGCGTAATAGTTTTTTCCACTTCAATTTTTCGACAACGGCCAGTTTCTGGATGACGATATTGACCGGCGGGACAAGAAACCTCAATGGGCGGAACGGAAATTTTCACACATTTACCCAACACATTTCGCTCGTAACCACTCTGACAGTCTGGATATTCCTTAAAGATATTCTCAGAATTTTCAGTTATCATAAACGTTTGCATCCACTCATCATCAATCAAACTCCACGAAGAGCTTTTCGATAACTTCTCATATTCAGTGGAATCAATTTTCGAGCCAGCCTCGTCTAGTAAATAAACTTTTCCTTTTGTTTTTGGCAATTTCAGCTTCGTATTTTTTATTTTGATCGTTAAAAATTCACCAGGATTTAATTCGATGTCACCAATATTTTCACGAACGCCAGAATCGCCAACTGTCAATTTACAGCCCGTCGTAATGACGGTTTTTTCGCCAGAATTGATAATTTCAATGAATTGTTCATCAACATTCGATGCGATTTCACTTAACTTCAGGCCTTCACATTTATTCAACTCCTTTGGAGATTCAGATTTGGAATCTGGGGTTTTGCAATTTGGTCGCGAATACGGCTCAACTTCCTGATTGTTAAAATTTTTACCTGACAAAAATTTCGAATCAATAATATTTTCATCAATAAAACAGCGCCAAACAATTTTCACACCGCCTTTAATCGGCAAACCCGTAGACTTTGAATTATTCCCCCAGCCAACAGTATCTGAAACCGACCCATCCGAACGCGACAACACGACCGATCCATCATTTTGAGCCAAACCTAAATTATTATCAAACTTTATGGCATCAGCAAGCGTTTTATCGTTCGACAAAACCAAAAATCCGTTCGCCAAGATTACTTCATCCTTGAAAATTTTTCCAACGGTTTTAGCGCCAGATCCAGTGTAATACTCTATTTTCCAACCAGCCAAATTAACATTCTGATCCGTCGGATTATAAATCTCAACGTATTTTTTATCCTGACTAATCTTTGAAATTAATATCGGAGCATTTTCTTCTGTGCTTTTATCTGAATTATCTGTTTTTGGCGGCTCAGATTCGGAATTTGATTCAGGCTTTGGAGGCTCATTGGCGACATGATTTTCATTCGAGTCATTCGTAGACGGATTTTCCAGTAGAATCTCGGAATTTTCACTTGATTGAGAAGGTGAATTGCTATCGATCTGTTCCTTATCAACAACTGGATCTTTCACCTCCTCAGCCGATTTAAGACTATTATCAACAGTCTGAACGTCATCAACTTTCGACTCTTGAGTAGCACCTGAAACGCCTTCCGCCAAAACCAACGGCGACGGCATTATTAGTGCCGCGGCTAGTATCATAAGTAGTGTGTTTCGCAAATACTTCATGCTCGCTCCTTGCTTATGGTTAATCATCTTTAGTTTAGCGTACTTTTTGTCAAATTAAAAATCGCCCCAGAAAAGGAGCGACTTCTTAGAGCGATAATTTTATTCCGCCGTGATAT contains these protein-coding regions:
- the ruvC gene encoding crossover junction endodeoxyribonuclease RuvC yields the protein MRIIGIDPGTGILGFGVIDFSRGKFKMVTAGVVTTPAHTPIDERLEEIFDSLTEIIAETNPDVMSIEKLFFARNVTTAISVAEARGVAMLTGRKAGMPIAEYTPLQIKQTLTGYGKADKKQVQEMVRLNLGLKDVPKPDDCADALAAAITHAAMNRV
- a CDS encoding lamin tail domain-containing protein; its protein translation is MKYLRNTLLMILAAALIMPSPLVLAEGVSGATQESKVDDVQTVDNSLKSAEEVKDPVVDKEQIDSNSPSQSSENSEILLENPSTNDSNENHVANEPPKPESNSESEPPKTDNSDKSTEENAPILISKISQDKKYVEIYNPTDQNVNLAGWKIEYYTGSGAKTVGKIFKDEVILANGFLVLSNDKTLADAIKFDNNLGLAQNDGSVVLSRSDGSVSDTVGWGNNSKSTGLPIKGGVKIVWRCFIDENIIDSKFLSGKNFNNQEVEPYSRPNCKTPDSKSESPKELNKCEGLKLSEIASNVDEQFIEIINSGEKTVITTGCKLTVGDSGVRENIGDIELNPGEFLTIKIKNTKLKLPKTKGKVYLLDEAGSKIDSTEYEKLSKSSSWSLIDDEWMQTFMITENSENIFKEYPDCQSGYERNVLGKCVKISVPPIEVSCPAGQYRHPETGRCRKIEVEKTITPCKDGYYRSEETGRCRSIASAAAKTLKPCPEGQFRNSSTGRCKKIASTDGIAKECPEGFERNPQTKRCRKIKSANMPTVGSAAAEVKQVAGATWGWWVFGGVSLLAVGYGVWQWRWEISQFVRKICESIKSANGK